In Trueperella pecoris, the DNA window GTTCGAAGGATGGGATGCGGCCGATGTTGGCAAACTCATCCATGAAGCACTGAACCATGATAGGGAGACGGCCGGTATCTTTATGGTCGGCGATGTAGAGATTGGTTTCAAAGAGCTGTTCATAGAAGATGGAGACAATGAAGTTAAATGCGGCATGAGTGTCAGGGATGATCGCAAAAATCGCGGTTTTCTCTGTCCCAAGTTGGTCGAGGCCAATTGAATCTGAGGAGAGTAGGCGGCGTAGTTGGCCCATGTGGAGCGGGGCCATACGCACACCAAGGGAAATGATGACTGACTTTTTCGTTTCTCCTGCTCCTTGGGTGTAGGTGTTGTATTGGGCGGCGGCGAAACGAAGACCGGAGTGGAGCTGGGATGCGTCGGCAGTAAATCGCGCCGGGTCTGCCTGGTCGAGCTCGCTGACGAGTTCATTGAGGGCTTCAAAGATCAGATCGACCTCGCTGCGGGCGGTCTCATTTTCTTCTGAAGCGCTCATTTTTGCAAGCAGATCGACGACGTCGATCAGCGTGCCTTGGGTCCCTTTGGTGAAGTAGATATAGGAGATTAAAGCGTTAAGTAGGGCGCGTTCGGCCTTTTCCCAAAAATCTTGGCCGGTGGCAGGTTTTTTACCGGTGGTGTTAGCGATGAAGTTTTCTGTCAGAATCGTGCAGCCAACTTCGGCCTGGTCGGGGTTGAAATACCTCAGTGGATTGAATGTGTCAGAGTTAGCAAAGTCGATCAGATTAAGCTGACGAACCTGATAGCCGCGCTGACGCAGTGAATCAGCACTAGCGCGGTAGATCTCTCCTTTAGGATCAGTGATGACTAGAGAGGTAGAGGCATTAGCAATGTTGGGCAAGACGAAGTAGCGGGTTTTTCCTGAGCCAGAGGAGCCGATGCCAAGGACATTGAGATTACGCTGAGTTTTCCTTGAGTCAAGCGAGAGGGCCTCGGTTTGCGTAAAAAGCAGGTTGTTGGCCTTGTGGCGATCCTTGAATGGGTTGATGTCGCTAGGGCGTGCCCATTTGGCTGATCCGTGCTCGACGTTCTGGCGTCGCATGCTCTTTGTGGCGTTGTTGTAGAGCCAGATGAGTAGGCCGGTCAGGACAAGGCCTAGGCCGCCGGCGAGGTCGATGAGCTCGAAGGACAGATGTGTGGGGTCGGCGGTGAGGTCATCGAGGCATCGATCCACGATGGTGGACATCTCACGGCCGGCCAGATAGTCGGTTCGTACCTGCCAGGTGATCTTATTACCTGCCCAAAAGCCTACGAGGGTAAGGAGAAGGGAGAATACTTTGCTCACGGTAGTGTTCTTTCTTTGCTTGCCTTGGTGGGGGCTGTGCGTGCTTGGTGATGACTAGCGATCTTTTCTTTCAGGCGTGCCCGAATGGAGGCCGTGGTCACGCGAGTCAGGGCCGAGTCATTGCTCGAGGAGTCATCTTCCTCAGATGCTGGCGGTGCCGCCTCGGGCTGGTTGATGCCAGTAAAGAAGTCCTCAATGGCGGTAGCGTCTGGTAAGCCTGGGAAAGCCACTATGAGCCAGGGCGAGGAATAGACCACGGTATCGTGGGCAGGAAAGCCAAGGCGTCGTAGATACGGGTGGGAGTTGCCCATCAGAGAGATATGGGTGGCGGCGGCGATAGTCTCGTAGGACGCGAGCCTGTCAGCTTCAGGCACATCTTGGCAGAAGGCGAGGATGCGAGTGTTAGTCATGCTCGCTCCGGTTGCGGTAGGCATCGAATGCCACCACCTTGGCCTCGATAATGTAGGAGCCGGTCAAGCTTTGCTGGCTAAGGTGCCCATGAACGGTGATCCACGTGCCAGGATGGAGATAGTCTTCGGTGAGGAGCCACTGGGCTTGCTCATCGACCACGGCGACCGTTGTCGTGATCGGCTCTTCTGCTGGGCCTGTGGTTTTGATTCGGAACATGCAACTGTGGCCGTCATTGGAGGCAATGGGCACTGAGGACACTTCTCCGTGCACAGCGATGAAGGTCATCGGTTCAGTCCTCTCGTCTTCACTGGTGCTGGGGCAGGGCGAGTATTGTGCTGCTTTACCTTGGCCTCGATCTTGGAAGTGAGCCTGTCTTTGATCATTTTTGGGGTGATCGTGCCCTCGAAGGAATGGAGGATCTTCTCAGTTCGGTCAAGGCCAGGTGGGGTCGTGGACGCTATATCATCGAGGCGGGCCAAGATAAGCTTGGCGGGATTAAACATCTTCTCGGCTGGCGGCAGGGGCCGGCTTGAGAGCCGTTGGCTAATCTGCGAACTCTTCCAGCCTTTATCTGCTGCCTGGCCGATAAGGATGCGTGCTTGGGTTTGAGCGTCGCGGCCAAGATAGGTCATCATGTGGGCAGGGATCGTTGATTCGAGGCTGACGTTTGGGGCCAGGTCGGTGTCGTTGATCCATTCCAGGACGGTTTCTTCAACGATCTCGGTTTCCCCGGCCACGATGCCATCATCAGCCAACGTCCACTCTCTAGGCTCGTCAAGTACGGCGTCAACGTCGATTGATGCTGTACCAGGATGGTCTTCGATCTCAATCTCGCTTGCCCTTTCAATCTCGGTAGACTTAAGTGAGGTGTCGGGATCATCGCGGTCGGGATAGTGCCGGTCGATTGCTGATGCTACTTGTGCGATGGCGTGACGGACGGTGTCGACGTCGGCACCCTTGAAGTGGAAGTATGTATGCCCGTCTTTGCCCTTTTCCAAGGAGAAGTCCAGCCCACGTCGTTTGAGGTCTTTCTTGAGCCGAGAGACAAGTTCAGGGGCGATTTCTTGGGCATGTAGGTCACCGCCCGAAGAGCGCTGTAGTTTCTTCAGGCTCATTTTCCCTTGTGGCTCGGTATGGATGCCGGGTACTTTCTTCAAGGCCCGTCCGCTGGCTTTCAAAACAGCGGAAGTCGATCTGGCGGTGCCATTCCATAGGGCTCCGCTGACTTTAATGCCAGCTTGGGTCAATGCGATAGTGATTTGTTGGGCGAATTGTTCGCCTCCGAGAACGCTCATCGACGTCTTTTCCTTTCTGGTGGTGTGATCTGATTGCGAGCTGTTTTCAGATGGTTAAGGTCTTTGCTTGCTTGGGTGATGTCATAGTCAAGGTCGCCTGTGGGTAGGTGGTGGTCTTCGCGATGCTGTCGGTCCAAGATCATGGTCGAAATGGTTTGGCTTTGAACTTCGATGCGCTGATTGAGTGCCTGGCGGAAGAGCTCCTTGTGCTCAGGGGTGAGCGATCGATATTCGGTACGGAGATTGACTACTGCTGCTTCACTACGCAGCTTTTCCACGCGTGAATCGATCCACCGGTAGTAGCTCTTCTGTCGTTCGGTTAGGCCGCGCTCGGTGTGTTGGGATGGCATTGTGGGATTGATGTTGCGTAGTGGGTCTGGCACGGAGAAGTATTCATAGAGTTCCGGTGCGGTGAGCTGACCGGCATAATTTCCATGCTTGTCGGTCAGCGTGATCTCGGAGCTTTCCGATAAGAAAATACGGCTGGTCTTGCCCAAGGAGTTGACCTGCTCAGAGTGCACGGTGAAGAATGTCGCCGGCCGTTTACCTGGAAGGCGTATACGCAACCGTTCCTCGTCGAGCGTGGTGATGAGAGAGGGCTGAGCAATAAACTCGCACACGGTCTCTCTGCCTAGGCGTGCCATGATCGCTGACTGGGTGTAGGCAGGACCCAGCCGACGGCCGCGGATGGGGCGCTGCATGGTTGTCGTGTCTTTGAACAGGACGTTTTCGCCTTTGAGCTCGACCTCGACTCCCATCTCAGACAACGTGGTGACCATGTCTGGCCAAGCCGCGGTATCTCTTACGGCAACATCTATTTTCAAAGCAAGAAGTTGCACGGAAGACTTTCCGTGTGCGCGAGCGTAGATTTCATGAAGATTTCGGGCGCCGCGTTGGGGAATCTCGATCACTGATAAACCAGCCGACCGGCATAATTCGTCGGAGATTTCTCGGAATTCGAACACACGAGACTTCCCCATGCGATAACGCTTGAGGGTTGTCTTGTTAACGGGATTGAACATGATGTGGTTGTGGATGTGGGATCGGTCTTGGTGGGTGGCAACAACGTAATCGTGTTCGCCCCCGGTGATGCGCTCAATGAGCTCAACGCCAAGATCGTGAGCATCATTGGGTGAGACTTCACCGGGGGCGAAGGACTGGATGATGTGATGAGCAAGAATGGGTGTGGCTGATCCGCCTGAGCGGCGCATCCGCTCCGCAAGCTCGACCGTCCACCCGAAGGCCATAGCAATATCTGAAGGAAATTGCGGTGCGGCACAATTTGAGGACACCATGATCCCGCCATTAGTCTTTGCGGGATTACAGATGTACTCAATCGCCGCTTTGAGGGTCGTCCTCACCTGCATAATCTTGATGATCGCCATGGATACTCCCAGCTTTATCCTCCGCCACGAGACGGCGAATTTCTCGCAAGAGATCCAGAGCCTCCAAAGCCATATCTCCCGTCAAGTGACGTTCAGTATTGGCCCATCGAGCGATCTGGTTGATGTTATTGCCTACGCGGCCTATCTGCCCGAGCAGAGCTTGATCAGACTCGGGACGATAGACCACTTCGACGCGTCCAGTTGATAACACGTCACGAGCGTATTGCGAAAAATTCGTGATGTCGTTGGTGCGCATCCGGCGCAAAATCCGATCCCACTCCACGGCGGAAAAGTACACATTCTTTTGTACCGTCCGCCTCCTTGTGGCTGACACTTGTGGTCTCCTTAAGGGGTTTGGGTTCACCCATTCTATCTGGCCTCGCAGAGCAAGACAAGCAGTTGTGTCTAGACAACTGCTATGCTTGCTACCAAATCACCCTAGGACTAAAAGCCCAGCGGGTTTGTGTTTTAGGGCATTGATAAATGAGCGGTCCAACCTCGAGGTTGGACCGCTCTTATGGTTCAGTTTCCGGCGTTGGAAACTGAATAACGGCCGGGAAAATGGTGGGGGAAGAGCGTTGTTTTTCGCGGGGGC includes these proteins:
- a CDS encoding MobC family plasmid mobilization relaxosome protein — its product is MSATRRRTVQKNVYFSAVEWDRILRRMRTNDITNFSQYARDVLSTGRVEVVYRPESDQALLGQIGRVGNNINQIARWANTERHLTGDMALEALDLLREIRRLVAEDKAGSIHGDHQDYAGEDDPQSGD
- a CDS encoding PcfB family protein, whose product is MSVLGGEQFAQQITIALTQAGIKVSGALWNGTARSTSAVLKASGRALKKVPGIHTEPQGKMSLKKLQRSSGGDLHAQEIAPELVSRLKKDLKRRGLDFSLEKGKDGHTYFHFKGADVDTVRHAIAQVASAIDRHYPDRDDPDTSLKSTEIERASEIEIEDHPGTASIDVDAVLDEPREWTLADDGIVAGETEIVEETVLEWINDTDLAPNVSLESTIPAHMMTYLGRDAQTQARILIGQAADKGWKSSQISQRLSSRPLPPAEKMFNPAKLILARLDDIASTTPPGLDRTEKILHSFEGTITPKMIKDRLTSKIEAKVKQHNTRPAPAPVKTRGLNR
- a CDS encoding VirD4-like conjugal transfer protein, CD1115 family; protein product: MSKVFSLLLTLVGFWAGNKITWQVRTDYLAGREMSTIVDRCLDDLTADPTHLSFELIDLAGGLGLVLTGLLIWLYNNATKSMRRQNVEHGSAKWARPSDINPFKDRHKANNLLFTQTEALSLDSRKTQRNLNVLGIGSSGSGKTRYFVLPNIANASTSLVITDPKGEIYRASADSLRQRGYQVRQLNLIDFANSDTFNPLRYFNPDQAEVGCTILTENFIANTTGKKPATGQDFWEKAERALLNALISYIYFTKGTQGTLIDVVDLLAKMSASEENETARSEVDLIFEALNELVSELDQADPARFTADASQLHSGLRFAAAQYNTYTQGAGETKKSVIISLGVRMAPLHMGQLRRLLSSDSIGLDQLGTEKTAIFAIIPDTHAAFNFIVSIFYEQLFETNLYIADHKDTGRLPIMVQCFMDEFANIGRIPSFERKIAVMRSRGLSVSILIQNFAQGKAIYKDDWETIVGNCDSFLFLGGNENSTTKYVSELLGKQTIMGTDNSRSKGRNGSFSTSDRRLGRELLTPDEIGRLPASQCIYVLRGVSPFLSHKLPSPRF
- a CDS encoding relaxase/mobilization nuclease domain-containing protein, with the protein product MAIIKIMQVRTTLKAAIEYICNPAKTNGGIMVSSNCAAPQFPSDIAMAFGWTVELAERMRRSGGSATPILAHHIIQSFAPGEVSPNDAHDLGVELIERITGGEHDYVVATHQDRSHIHNHIMFNPVNKTTLKRYRMGKSRVFEFREISDELCRSAGLSVIEIPQRGARNLHEIYARAHGKSSVQLLALKIDVAVRDTAAWPDMVTTLSEMGVEVELKGENVLFKDTTTMQRPIRGRRLGPAYTQSAIMARLGRETVCEFIAQPSLITTLDEERLRIRLPGKRPATFFTVHSEQVNSLGKTSRIFLSESSEITLTDKHGNYAGQLTAPELYEYFSVPDPLRNINPTMPSQHTERGLTERQKSYYRWIDSRVEKLRSEAAVVNLRTEYRSLTPEHKELFRQALNQRIEVQSQTISTMILDRQHREDHHLPTGDLDYDITQASKDLNHLKTARNQITPPERKRRR